A single genomic interval of Cucumis sativus cultivar 9930 chromosome 5, Cucumber_9930_V3, whole genome shotgun sequence harbors:
- the LOC101215115 gene encoding transcription initiation factor TFIID subunit 8, whose protein sequence is MSDGGGESGKVHERPKTRKNLGSEDFPRALAKIAVAQICESEGFQIFQQSALETLADVAVRYVQNMGSTANFCANFAGRTECNLFDIIQALEDLGSVQGFAGASDIEHCLASSSTVKEFARYVAQAEEVPFAYSVPKFPVVKERKLRPSFLQIGEEPPGEHIPSWLPALPDPETYIESPIVKEEVVEPQTIKTEPEKQCRTEKSFWNLQQWLFCNGLEGSQREDPRNAAMTKQIQESNPFLAPPLQFGEKEVSSIVLPDKVLNNSSTEYHVPVMENCQVDTHVSVLETFAPAIESIKNNFHMSEEKYSLNRKSTVQFKIGTGKKAAGNMIELRALNNGVKKSSSWFVGEDEKDDKKRKAEKILKDSMENSNELSHL, encoded by the coding sequence atgagcGATGGAGGTGGGGAGAGTGGAAAAGTACATGAACGACCAAAGACGAGAAAGAATTTGGGTAGTGAAGATTTCCCACGGGCGCTTGCTAAGATTGCTGTAGCTCAAATATGTGAGAgtgaaggatttcaaatttttcagCAATCTGCCCTTGAGACACTAGCTGATGTTGCAGTTCGGTATGTTCAAAACATGGGAAGCACTGCAAATTTTTGTGCCAACTTTGCTGGTAGAACAGAGTgtaatttgtttgatataatTCAAGCATTGGAAGATTTGGGGTCGGTTCAAGGGTTTGCAGGTGCTTCGGATATCGAACATTGTCTTGCAAGTTCCAGCACAGTTAAAGAGTTTGCTCGTTATGTAGCTCAAGCGGAAGAAGTCCCATTTGCCTACTCAGTTCCCAAATTTCCAGTTGTGAAGGAGCGAAAGTTGAGGCCTAGTTTTTTGCAAATTGGGGAAGAACCTCCTGGAGAGCATATACCTTCTTGGTTGCCTGCACTCCCGGATCCCGAAACGTACATCGAGTCCCCCATTGTGAAGGAAGAAGTAGTGGAGcctcaaacaattaaaactgAGCCAGAAAAACAATGTAGAACAGAGAAATCTTTCTGGAATCTGCAGCAGTGGTTGTTTTGCAATGGATTGGAAGGATCCCAAAGAGAAGACCCTAGAAATGCAGCTATGACAAAACAAATACAAGAAAGTAACCCATTTCTTGCTCCCCCCCTGCAATTTGGTGAGAAGGAAGTTTCTTCTATTGTTCTTCCAGATAAGGTCTTGAACAATTCAAGTACAGAATATCATGTCCCTGTCATGGAGAATTGTCAAGTGGATACACATGTCTCAGTGCTGGAGACTTTTGCTCCTGCTATTGAATCAATAAAGAACAATTTCCACATGTCTGAGGAAAAGTACTCTCTGAACAGGAAATCTACTGTACAGTTTAAGATTGGGACTGGAAAGAAGGCGGCAGGTAACATGATAGAATTGAGGGCGCTAAACAATGGTGTGAAGAAGTCTTCGTCCTGGTTTGTAGGGGAAGATGAGAAGGAtgacaagaaaagaaaggccGAGAAGATTCTGAAGGACTCAATGGAGAACTCCAATGAGCTATCTCACTTGTAA